A stretch of Aedes aegypti strain LVP_AGWG chromosome 2, AaegL5.0 Primary Assembly, whole genome shotgun sequence DNA encodes these proteins:
- the LOC5572646 gene encoding DNA-directed RNA polymerase, mitochondrial isoform X1, with protein sequence MYRMLSLRSLSRNKNKLLANKTSVVRLNPELICFQNFSHLCNQQLGGLATEEIALLRSDVSSIKYDIIKRVHSTTPTPEMLELSSKKKRKKNVKKFTELLKVTDTSTKQTKASIQQLKAQKLSDFINNQIAQENVESPENLSKTSTHTSPDISKWNFVETPVIYIGKDMKEMELPNATLAEILESYRTLKEHHERRQSSEATIVEDAIEEEFLEHHEASVEEEILEIPRTQKQKSKLKKGKQTQEKGKKFDSKNYKSSEMELLARHKSFHVTLHAYLDICLSSGMINRAYATVLNYRHKRKRKVTDVEIYNILMHGYAEKGIILKIKDILKILKEDNIEPNPQMYAAIFECLGRMETTEDVEKDALTYLEEAETKGYTMDTVLNQSKFVRDQRETVLNLFNQLKPGFRPVYTPPKLLYGNHLLNSLNEYVRPIDTTAANKSDVQVGTEIMNPKAGFTRDQLEKFSKAQVELELKGHLTVKSIQKFPEANDTVKQYRKELEELRKVWTKQITMALHRDVNTLKAVTESKSSRAINLFPYVKALNVAQFTEILLDEAQMLIEGSDSFSIGLSHLHKELGRKVEARYHVEQKRQSGVLDKTCEIYSLYCDVLSEGNSSDNSRQLWQRLVHENRHDGPSLDVQSVTWPKAAVNGVGKFLYNILKNDLKINVNATSKANRQPKLVPAFYSLFRYEAKIAKEQIKPHPVLIKLYRKSQQENLKFDINLVPMVCPPQPWSTPVNGGYILAKSDLIRLPQQAHQQSERINEANPQDMYPTLDALNQLASIPWKVNEEVLDIVLEVFNNGGNAKLDVPEPPSSLPSIVETIPRNEMTGFDRFNMVRKKMTHRRKQGDMYSLWCDALYRLSLANHFRDKVFWLPQNIDFRGRVYPIPPHLNHLGHDLARCLMVFHQKKPLGPDGFNWLKLHCINLTGLKKRDSVEDRLKYADEIMDDILDSADRPLTGRMWWSSSDEPWQTLACCIEIAKVHRSPNPAKFMSGFPIHQDGSCNGLQHYAALGRDTAGAVSVNLAPSPVPQDVYSAVAALVEDSRTKDAENDVKVAKILEGFIKRKVIKQTVMTTVYGVTRYGARKQIARQLEYIDEFPKDWVWPASSYLTVKTFNALSEMFTSAKEIQDWFTDCARLISAVCAQNVEWVTPLGLPVVQPYNRSERQASSKTIQIPEHFSMDSYEKPNIMKQKNAFPPNFVHSLDSSHMMLTSLFCERAGLTFISVHDCYWTHACTVPTMNKICREQFVALHSEPILEDLSKFLVQKYSYNESEITNDGSVIDLTKRKLNRILHQYPDKGDFDLRQVLKSVYFFS encoded by the exons ATGTATCGAATGCTTAGCCTAAGAAGCCTTTCTAGAAATAAGAACAAACTGCTGGCCAACAAGACCAGCGTGGTGCGACTTAATCCGGAACTGATCTGCTTCCAGAATTTTTCCCATTTATGTAACCAGCAACTGGGAGGATTGGCAACCGAGGAAATTGCACTCCTCAGAAGCG ATGTTTCTTCAATAAAGTATGACATTATCAAACGTGTTCACTCAACAACTCCAACGCCTGAAATGCTGGAACTTTCAAGCAAGAAAAAAcggaagaaaaatgtcaaaaaatttaCTGAACTTCTAAAGG TTACGGACACTTCAACCAAGCAGACCAAAGCATCAATTCAGCAATTGAAAGCCCAAAAACTGTCggattttatcaataatcaaATAGCTCAGGAAAATGTCGAATCTCCCGAGAACTTAAGCAAAACCAGCACACATACCTCGCCTGACATATCCAAATGGAATTTCGTGGAAACTCCAGTGATCTACATCGGAAAAGACATGAAAGAAATGGAATTGCCCAACGCAACGTTGGCAGAAATTTTGGAAAGCTACCGGACACTCAAAGAACATCACGAAAGGCGTCAATCCAGTGAAGCTACAATCGTAGAGGATGCAATTgaggaagaattcctagaacaTCATGAGGCTTCGGTagaagaagaaattcttgaaatccCCAGGACTCAGAAACAAAAATCCAAATTAAAGAAAGGCAAGCAAACCCAAGAGAAGGGCAAAAAATTcgattcaaagaattacaaaAGTTCTGAAATGGAGTTGCTGGCACGCCACAAAAGTTTTCATGTAACTTTGCATGCATATTTAGACATCTGTCTCTCCAGTGGAATGATAAATCGCGCCTATGCAACCGTGTTGAACTACAGACACAAACGAAAACGGAAAGTTACAGATGTTGAAATCTATAATATCCTAATGCATGGGTATGCCGAAAAGGGTATTATCTTGAAAATCAAAGAcatactgaaaattctgaaagaagaTAATATCGAACCGAATCCTCAAATGTATGCTGCCATTTTTGAGTGCCTTGGTAGGATGGAAACCACAGAAGATGTAGAGAAAGATGCGCTAACTTACCTGGAAGAAGCTGAAACCAAAGGATACACGATGGACACCGTTTTGAATCAAAGCAAATTTGTACGCGATCAGCGGGAAACTGTACTGAATttattcaatcagttgaaacCAGGCTTCAGACCAGTCTATACACCTCCTAAATTATTGTACGGTAATCACCTGCTAAATTCACTCAACGAATATGTCCGGCCAATCGATACAACTGCTGCTAACAAAAGCGATGTTCAAGTTGGTACTGAAATAATGAACCCGAAGGCCGGATTTACACGCGATCAGCTAGAAAAATTCAGTAAAGCTCAAGTAGAACTCGAATTGAAAGGACATCTGACGgtgaaaagcattcaaaagttCCCCGAGGCGAATGATACTGTTAAGCAATAT CGCAAGGAACTCGAGGAACTTCGAAAAGTTTGGACCAAACAAATCACCATGGCTCTTCACCGGGACGTCAATACCTTGAAAGCGGTGACGGAATCCAAATCGAGTCGCGCCATCAATTTGTTTCCATACGTCAAGGCCCTGAACGTGGCACAGTTTACGGAAATTCTCCTAGATGAAGCCCAGATGCTAATCGAAGGATCGGACAGTTTCAGTATCGGACTGTCCCATCTGCACAAAGAACTGGGACGTAAAGTAGAAGCTCGATATCACGTGGAGCAGAAACGTCAGAGTGGAGTGCTGGACAAAACGTGTGAAATCTACAGCTTGTACTGCGACGTACTGTCGGAAGGAAACAGCAGTGACAATTCGAGACAATTGTGGCAAAGACTGGTCCACGAAAACAGACACGACGGGCCCAGTTTGGATGTGCAGAGTGTCACATGGCCGAAGGCTGCGGTCAACGGAGTGGGAAAATTCTTGTACAATATTCTGAAGAATGATCTGAAGATCAACGTAAACGCTACCTCCAAAGCAAATCGTCAGCCTAAACTAGTTCCAGCTTTCTACTCACTTTTTAGATATGAAGCCAAAATAGCCAAAGAACAAATCAAACCTCATCCAGTGTTGATCAAACTTTATCGAAAGTCTCAGCAAGAAAATCTTAAATTCGATATCAACCTGGTCCCCATGGTGTGTCCTCCTCAACCTTGGAGTACACCCGTGAATGGAGGCTACATATTGGCAAAATCGGACCTGATACGGTTGCCGCAGCAAGCCCACCAACAGTCCGAACGAATTAACGAGGCTAACCCCCAGGATATGTATCCCACGCTCGATGCACTCAACCAACTAGCCAGTATTCCTTGGAAAGTCAACGAAGAAGTTCTAGACATAGTGCTAGAGGTCTTCAACAACGGTGGAAATGCCAAACTCGACGTTCCAGAACCACCCAGTTCCCTTCCTTCGATTGTAGAAACAATTCCGCGCAACGAGATGACCGGTTTCGATCGTTTCAATATGGTGCGTAAAAAGATGACTCATCGGCGGAAACAAGGCGACATGTACAGCTTATGGTGCGATGCATTGTACCGGCTGTCATTGGCAAATCACTTCCGCGATAAAGTATTCTGGCTTCCGCAAAACATCGACTTCCGTGGTAGAGTATACCCCATTCCGCCGCACTTGAACCATTTGGGACATGATCTCGCCCGCTGCCTGATGGTCTTTCACCAAAAGAAACCATTGGGCCCCGATGGGTTCAATTggttgaagctacattgtatcAATCTAACCGGTTTGAAGAAGCGAGATTCAGTTGAGGATCGCCTCAAATACGCCGATGAGATAATGGATGATATACTTGATTCTGCTGATCGGCCCTTAACCGGGAGAATGTGGTGGAGCTCATCCGACGAACCTTGGCAAACCCTGGCTTGCTGTATAGAAATTGCCAAAGTTCACCGATCTCCGAATCCAGCCAAATTCATGAGTGGCTTTCCCATCCATCAAGACGGTTCCTGCAACGGTCTTCAGCACTACGCAGCTCTAGGTCGTGACACGGCTGGCGCTGTTAGCGTCAATCTCGCGCCTTCTCCCGTGCCACAGGATGTTTACAGTGCGGTAGCGGCTCTAGTAGAAGACAGCCGCACCAAAGACGCCGAAAATGACGTTAAGGTTGccaaaatcctggaaggattcatCAAACGAAAAGTTATCAAGCAAACTGTGATGACCACAGTGTATGGTGTAACtcgttacggagcccgtaaacAAATAGCTCGCCAACTAGAATACATCGACGAATTCCCAAAAGATTGGGTTTGGCCAGCTTCCAGCTACCTAACAGTAAAAACGTTCAACGCTTTAAGCGAAATGTTCACATCCGCCAAAGAAATCCAGGATTGGTTCACCGATTGTGCGAGGCTCATCTCTGCCGTGTGCGCTCAGAATGTCGAATGGGTCACTCCGCTTGGGCTGCCCGTGGTGCAACCGTACAATCGCTCCGAGAGGCAAGCTTCGTCCAAAACCATTCAAATTCCCGAACACTTTTCGATGGACTCGTACGAAAAGCCCAACATCATGAAGCAGAAGAACGCTTTCCCGCCCAACTTCGTACACTCATTGGACTCGAGCCACATGATGCTGACGTCGCTGTTTTGCGAACGGGCCGGATTGACCTTCATTTCCGTTCACGATTGCTACTGGACGCACGCTTGTACAGTGCCAACGATGAACAAG
- the LOC5572646 gene encoding DNA-directed RNA polymerase, mitochondrial isoform X2, with protein sequence MYRMLSLRSLSRNKNKLLANKTSVVRLNPELICFQNFSHLCNQQLGGLATEEIALLRSVTDTSTKQTKASIQQLKAQKLSDFINNQIAQENVESPENLSKTSTHTSPDISKWNFVETPVIYIGKDMKEMELPNATLAEILESYRTLKEHHERRQSSEATIVEDAIEEEFLEHHEASVEEEILEIPRTQKQKSKLKKGKQTQEKGKKFDSKNYKSSEMELLARHKSFHVTLHAYLDICLSSGMINRAYATVLNYRHKRKRKVTDVEIYNILMHGYAEKGIILKIKDILKILKEDNIEPNPQMYAAIFECLGRMETTEDVEKDALTYLEEAETKGYTMDTVLNQSKFVRDQRETVLNLFNQLKPGFRPVYTPPKLLYGNHLLNSLNEYVRPIDTTAANKSDVQVGTEIMNPKAGFTRDQLEKFSKAQVELELKGHLTVKSIQKFPEANDTVKQYRKELEELRKVWTKQITMALHRDVNTLKAVTESKSSRAINLFPYVKALNVAQFTEILLDEAQMLIEGSDSFSIGLSHLHKELGRKVEARYHVEQKRQSGVLDKTCEIYSLYCDVLSEGNSSDNSRQLWQRLVHENRHDGPSLDVQSVTWPKAAVNGVGKFLYNILKNDLKINVNATSKANRQPKLVPAFYSLFRYEAKIAKEQIKPHPVLIKLYRKSQQENLKFDINLVPMVCPPQPWSTPVNGGYILAKSDLIRLPQQAHQQSERINEANPQDMYPTLDALNQLASIPWKVNEEVLDIVLEVFNNGGNAKLDVPEPPSSLPSIVETIPRNEMTGFDRFNMVRKKMTHRRKQGDMYSLWCDALYRLSLANHFRDKVFWLPQNIDFRGRVYPIPPHLNHLGHDLARCLMVFHQKKPLGPDGFNWLKLHCINLTGLKKRDSVEDRLKYADEIMDDILDSADRPLTGRMWWSSSDEPWQTLACCIEIAKVHRSPNPAKFMSGFPIHQDGSCNGLQHYAALGRDTAGAVSVNLAPSPVPQDVYSAVAALVEDSRTKDAENDVKVAKILEGFIKRKVIKQTVMTTVYGVTRYGARKQIARQLEYIDEFPKDWVWPASSYLTVKTFNALSEMFTSAKEIQDWFTDCARLISAVCAQNVEWVTPLGLPVVQPYNRSERQASSKTIQIPEHFSMDSYEKPNIMKQKNAFPPNFVHSLDSSHMMLTSLFCERAGLTFISVHDCYWTHACTVPTMNKICREQFVALHSEPILEDLSKFLVQKYSYNESEITNDGSVIDLTKRKLNRILHQYPDKGDFDLRQVLKSVYFFS encoded by the exons ATGTATCGAATGCTTAGCCTAAGAAGCCTTTCTAGAAATAAGAACAAACTGCTGGCCAACAAGACCAGCGTGGTGCGACTTAATCCGGAACTGATCTGCTTCCAGAATTTTTCCCATTTATGTAACCAGCAACTGGGAGGATTGGCAACCGAGGAAATTGCACTCCTCAGAAGCG TTACGGACACTTCAACCAAGCAGACCAAAGCATCAATTCAGCAATTGAAAGCCCAAAAACTGTCggattttatcaataatcaaATAGCTCAGGAAAATGTCGAATCTCCCGAGAACTTAAGCAAAACCAGCACACATACCTCGCCTGACATATCCAAATGGAATTTCGTGGAAACTCCAGTGATCTACATCGGAAAAGACATGAAAGAAATGGAATTGCCCAACGCAACGTTGGCAGAAATTTTGGAAAGCTACCGGACACTCAAAGAACATCACGAAAGGCGTCAATCCAGTGAAGCTACAATCGTAGAGGATGCAATTgaggaagaattcctagaacaTCATGAGGCTTCGGTagaagaagaaattcttgaaatccCCAGGACTCAGAAACAAAAATCCAAATTAAAGAAAGGCAAGCAAACCCAAGAGAAGGGCAAAAAATTcgattcaaagaattacaaaAGTTCTGAAATGGAGTTGCTGGCACGCCACAAAAGTTTTCATGTAACTTTGCATGCATATTTAGACATCTGTCTCTCCAGTGGAATGATAAATCGCGCCTATGCAACCGTGTTGAACTACAGACACAAACGAAAACGGAAAGTTACAGATGTTGAAATCTATAATATCCTAATGCATGGGTATGCCGAAAAGGGTATTATCTTGAAAATCAAAGAcatactgaaaattctgaaagaagaTAATATCGAACCGAATCCTCAAATGTATGCTGCCATTTTTGAGTGCCTTGGTAGGATGGAAACCACAGAAGATGTAGAGAAAGATGCGCTAACTTACCTGGAAGAAGCTGAAACCAAAGGATACACGATGGACACCGTTTTGAATCAAAGCAAATTTGTACGCGATCAGCGGGAAACTGTACTGAATttattcaatcagttgaaacCAGGCTTCAGACCAGTCTATACACCTCCTAAATTATTGTACGGTAATCACCTGCTAAATTCACTCAACGAATATGTCCGGCCAATCGATACAACTGCTGCTAACAAAAGCGATGTTCAAGTTGGTACTGAAATAATGAACCCGAAGGCCGGATTTACACGCGATCAGCTAGAAAAATTCAGTAAAGCTCAAGTAGAACTCGAATTGAAAGGACATCTGACGgtgaaaagcattcaaaagttCCCCGAGGCGAATGATACTGTTAAGCAATAT CGCAAGGAACTCGAGGAACTTCGAAAAGTTTGGACCAAACAAATCACCATGGCTCTTCACCGGGACGTCAATACCTTGAAAGCGGTGACGGAATCCAAATCGAGTCGCGCCATCAATTTGTTTCCATACGTCAAGGCCCTGAACGTGGCACAGTTTACGGAAATTCTCCTAGATGAAGCCCAGATGCTAATCGAAGGATCGGACAGTTTCAGTATCGGACTGTCCCATCTGCACAAAGAACTGGGACGTAAAGTAGAAGCTCGATATCACGTGGAGCAGAAACGTCAGAGTGGAGTGCTGGACAAAACGTGTGAAATCTACAGCTTGTACTGCGACGTACTGTCGGAAGGAAACAGCAGTGACAATTCGAGACAATTGTGGCAAAGACTGGTCCACGAAAACAGACACGACGGGCCCAGTTTGGATGTGCAGAGTGTCACATGGCCGAAGGCTGCGGTCAACGGAGTGGGAAAATTCTTGTACAATATTCTGAAGAATGATCTGAAGATCAACGTAAACGCTACCTCCAAAGCAAATCGTCAGCCTAAACTAGTTCCAGCTTTCTACTCACTTTTTAGATATGAAGCCAAAATAGCCAAAGAACAAATCAAACCTCATCCAGTGTTGATCAAACTTTATCGAAAGTCTCAGCAAGAAAATCTTAAATTCGATATCAACCTGGTCCCCATGGTGTGTCCTCCTCAACCTTGGAGTACACCCGTGAATGGAGGCTACATATTGGCAAAATCGGACCTGATACGGTTGCCGCAGCAAGCCCACCAACAGTCCGAACGAATTAACGAGGCTAACCCCCAGGATATGTATCCCACGCTCGATGCACTCAACCAACTAGCCAGTATTCCTTGGAAAGTCAACGAAGAAGTTCTAGACATAGTGCTAGAGGTCTTCAACAACGGTGGAAATGCCAAACTCGACGTTCCAGAACCACCCAGTTCCCTTCCTTCGATTGTAGAAACAATTCCGCGCAACGAGATGACCGGTTTCGATCGTTTCAATATGGTGCGTAAAAAGATGACTCATCGGCGGAAACAAGGCGACATGTACAGCTTATGGTGCGATGCATTGTACCGGCTGTCATTGGCAAATCACTTCCGCGATAAAGTATTCTGGCTTCCGCAAAACATCGACTTCCGTGGTAGAGTATACCCCATTCCGCCGCACTTGAACCATTTGGGACATGATCTCGCCCGCTGCCTGATGGTCTTTCACCAAAAGAAACCATTGGGCCCCGATGGGTTCAATTggttgaagctacattgtatcAATCTAACCGGTTTGAAGAAGCGAGATTCAGTTGAGGATCGCCTCAAATACGCCGATGAGATAATGGATGATATACTTGATTCTGCTGATCGGCCCTTAACCGGGAGAATGTGGTGGAGCTCATCCGACGAACCTTGGCAAACCCTGGCTTGCTGTATAGAAATTGCCAAAGTTCACCGATCTCCGAATCCAGCCAAATTCATGAGTGGCTTTCCCATCCATCAAGACGGTTCCTGCAACGGTCTTCAGCACTACGCAGCTCTAGGTCGTGACACGGCTGGCGCTGTTAGCGTCAATCTCGCGCCTTCTCCCGTGCCACAGGATGTTTACAGTGCGGTAGCGGCTCTAGTAGAAGACAGCCGCACCAAAGACGCCGAAAATGACGTTAAGGTTGccaaaatcctggaaggattcatCAAACGAAAAGTTATCAAGCAAACTGTGATGACCACAGTGTATGGTGTAACtcgttacggagcccgtaaacAAATAGCTCGCCAACTAGAATACATCGACGAATTCCCAAAAGATTGGGTTTGGCCAGCTTCCAGCTACCTAACAGTAAAAACGTTCAACGCTTTAAGCGAAATGTTCACATCCGCCAAAGAAATCCAGGATTGGTTCACCGATTGTGCGAGGCTCATCTCTGCCGTGTGCGCTCAGAATGTCGAATGGGTCACTCCGCTTGGGCTGCCCGTGGTGCAACCGTACAATCGCTCCGAGAGGCAAGCTTCGTCCAAAACCATTCAAATTCCCGAACACTTTTCGATGGACTCGTACGAAAAGCCCAACATCATGAAGCAGAAGAACGCTTTCCCGCCCAACTTCGTACACTCATTGGACTCGAGCCACATGATGCTGACGTCGCTGTTTTGCGAACGGGCCGGATTGACCTTCATTTCCGTTCACGATTGCTACTGGACGCACGCTTGTACAGTGCCAACGATGAACAAG